Sequence from the Spirochaetales bacterium genome:
CGTCCCGCCAGAATGGTTTTTACCGCGGCGACCGATGATGTCGGTTTTTTTGCCCCCTGACTGCAGACGCGGACGCAATTCCCGCAGCCGATGCACCGCTCGGGAATGATTTCCGCCTGTCCGTTCGAAACGCGTATCGCCTTTGCGGGACACTCGCGAATACAGGTATAGCATACCCTGCATTTTTCTCTTATTGTCGTTACCAGGGGCATGGAAACCTCCTTATTTGCCTGCCTCATATCGTCCCTCCGCGGTTTTCGTTTCGGCCGATAGTACACGTGCCGTCACGACACCACCTCCCTGCGTATGTAATGGGTATGGAGAAGGCGATGGCTTTCTTCACTCAGAGGTGCGCCGAGGTACTCGTCGTACAATAAGGCGATGTCGGGATTGTGGTGCGCGTACCTGAGGGATTCGTTCCTGTCTATGGCATAGAGGTTCTGAACTCGGGCGGCGACCGCTTTTTTATCGGTGCCGAAGGGTTGGCCGCCCCCGGCGATACATCCGCCCGGGCACGTCATGACTTCGATAAAATGAAGGTCGTCTCTTCCCGCTTTTAATTCTTCGAGCACGGCGCCCGCCTCATTGATGCCGCTTACCGCGCAGACGCCGAGTGTCGTTTCGCCGATTGTCACCCGCATTTCCTTTCTGTATGCCCCCATTCGTAACGCTTTGATCTCCGTATCGACGCAATCACTGCCCGTCAGGAGAAACCCCGCGGTCCGCAGGGCGGCCTCCGCAACGCCGCCTGAGGTGCCGAAGAGTTTTCCAGAAGAACTGCGGGTGCCGAAAGGTTTGTCGGCGGTACCGTCCGGCATTTCAGCCGGATTGATCCCGTATATATTGAATAGATCGATCAGCTCGCGAGTGGTGAGGACGGCATCGATGTCCGGAAGCCCGCCCGCGGACAATTCGGGCCTCCCGGCTTCGAATTTCTTTGCCGTGCAGGGCATGAGAGCGACGTGAAAAATACATTCGGGCGGTATGCCTTCCTTTTTCGCATAACGGTCTTTCACGAGCGCCCCGAGCATTCCCTGCGGGCTTTTACAGGTGGAAAGGTTCGGGATAAACTCCGGGTAACGTTGTTCGACGTATTTAATCCAGCCGGGCGAGCAGGAGGTCATCATCGGAAGAGGCCCGCCGGTCCTGATCCGCCGGACCAGTTCCGAGGCTTCTTCCATGACGGTGAGATCCGCGGCAAACGACGTCTCGAAAACACGATCGCCGCCGGTCTTTCGTAAGGCGGTTGTCAGCTTGCCGCATATGTCCGTTCCTGGTTTGTACCCGTAAGCTTCCGCGACGGTGACGGAAATGCTCGGCGCGTGCTGAAACACGACAAAGGTATCCCCGCGAGAAAGGGCGTCCATGACCTCTTCGAGCTGCCGGCGTTCGGAAAGGGCCCCCGTCGGACAGACCATGATGCACTGGCCGCAGTTGATGCAGCTCGATGTGTTGATGGAATCCCCGAACGCGCAGAGTATTTCCGTTTTGCTTCCCCTCCGGACAAAATCGATCGACCCGATTCCCTGTACTTCCTCGCAGACACGGACGCATTTTCCGCACAAAATACATTTTCCGTTGTCCCGCGTTACGGCAAGGCCGGAAACATCGAGCCGTTTTTTCGGAAGAACCTTTCCGGGGCCGTTTCTCCGGATTCCGTATTCGCGTGCCAGCCTGCTCAATTCGCAATTCCCCTGCCTGACGCAATACAGGCAGTCGTCGGGATGGGAGGCGAGCAGTAGTTCGATGATCGTTTTTCTTGCCCTGATCACCTTTGGGGAATGGGTCCTGATTTTCATTTCGTCCGCGACTTTTGTCGAGCATGCAGGAACGAGCCTTCCCGTCCGGCAGTCCTCGACGACACAAAGCCTGCACGCGCCTGACGGTGGAAGCCCTTCCATGTGGCAGAGCGTGGGAATGGAAACCCCCGACCGTTTCGCCACCTGGAGTATCGTTTCGTTATGTTCGGCGTTCTGTCCCCTGTCATTGATAGTGACCGTTATCATCTTGTTTTCTCCTGTTTCATTGTTGTTTCGGCTAACGGACGACGACCGCGCCTTTTCTGCATATATCCCTGCACGTCCCACAGCCCGAGCATTTGTCGGGAACGATATAATGGGGCGTTCCTTTCCGGCCCATGATCGCGTTTTCAGGGCATTTTACCAGACAGGCCGTGCATCCGATGCATGTGTCCGGATCGATCGAGTAAGTAAGCAGGTCCGTGCATACGCCCGCGGGGCAGGTCCTTTCGAAGACATGCGCCTCGTATTCTTCCCTGAACCAGCGAATCGTACTCAGTACGGGGTTGGGCGCGCTTTGCCCCAGCCCGCAGAGGCTGGTCGCTTTTATTACCCCGGCAAGGGGGACGAGATCGAGTACGTCCCGGAAACGTGAAAGCGCGTCGGTATCCTGTTCCGATTTACGGGGACGAATAATACTGTTTAATATGGATAAAATCCGTTTTGTTCCCTCCCTGCACGGAATGCATTTTCCGCAGCTTTCACGCGTTATGAAATCCATGAAAAAGCGGGCGACATCGACCATGCAGTTGTCTTCATCCATCACGACAAGACCGCCTGACCCCATCATCGCACCCACTTCGGGAAGGGTATGGTAATCGATCTCTATATTGAAAAGATGTTCAGGGACGCAGCCGCCGCTTGGCCCCCCGATCTGTACCGCCTTGCAGCGCTTATTGTCGGGGATTCCGCCGCCGATAGCGTAGACGATGTCTCGCATGCTGGTGCCGATGCTCACTTCGACAAGACCGGTCCGGACGACCTTCCCGGAAAGCGCGAATACTTTTGTCCCGGGACTCTCTTTGGTGCCGAATGATGTAAACCAGTCCGCCCCCATGACGACGATGGATGAAATATTGGCGAGTGTCTCGACGTTATTGATCACGGTTGGTCTTTCATGCAATCCTTTTTCCGGGGGATACGGGGGCCTCGGCCTCGGCATTCCCCGTTTCCCCTCTATGCTGTTGATGAGGGAGGTTTCTTCGCCGCACACAAAGGCGCCGGCCCCTTTTTTTATCACGATATCCAGGTTGAAGCCGCTGTCCCAGATATTGTCCCCGAGAAATCCGAACGCCCGCATCTCACCGATCGCTTTTGTGAGGTGTCTAATTGCCAGGGGGTATTCCGCCCTGATATAAATGTATGCCGTCTGTGCCCCGGTCGCGTATGCACCGACGGCAAGGCCTTCGAGAAGCCTGTGAGGATCGCTTTCACAAAGTGCGCGGTCCATGAACGCGCCGGGGTCACCCTCATCGGCATTACAGACGAAATATTTTACCGGTGAGTTCCGGTCAAGGGCGGCCCTCCATTTCTTACCGGTAGGAAACCCTCCGCCGCCGCGACCCCTCAGGCCGCTCGCGGTCATGATACTACAGATGTCATCGGGGGTATTTTTGTGGATGGCCTTGAGTAACGCCGCGTATCCCCCGCGGGCAATATATTCCGAAATTGAGAGGGGATTGATGATACCGCAATTGGAGAGAACGACGCGTTTCTGGGGGCTGAAAAAGGGATGTTCGGCGAGCAGCGGAATATCCTCCCAAAGCATCGACTGAGTATGTGAAAACTGTCCGAGTACGTCAGCCCGCGGGACCTTTCCGTCGTCGAGCATGGAAGCGAGAAGTGCGGCCGCCTTTTTTCCGATAGCGTTGCGGAAACTGACCCTCGTTTTTCCCGGCAACTGCACATCCATAAGGGGTTCCGCGCAGCAGAGGCCGATGCACCCGACAGGGATCACGTCGGCGGCGATATGTTTGCTTTCGATATATTCTTTGACGGCGGAATATGTGTCGCCTGCGCCGGCCGCCAGTCCGCAGGTTCCCATCCCGATATAGACAATGGGTTTGTTCGTGTCGTTTCTGAGAAGAGAATTGAAATAACCGTCCATTTCACGCTTTACGGAAGCCCCTCCGGGAAACGTGATGCCGCATGAGGCGGCGAGTCTCGTGATGAAATCACAATGAAGCGCTTCTGGCAGGTGTTCGAGTGTGTCGAGCCATGTATGCCGGATGTTGTTATCCACGTTCTTTTGCTCCTTTCCTGTATACGCGGACGATATCGGCCGCCCCGTCCGGTGTGAGGTGGGAATAATAGGTACCTCCGACGACCATGACCGGTGCGAGGCCGCAGGCCCCGATACACGCGACCACTTCAAGGCTGAAAAGGCCGTCCTTCGTCGTTTCTCCGGGTTGTATACGGAGTTCCCGAATGAGCCGCGCGAGAAGGGCGTTGGAGCCCTTTATGTGACAGGCGGTTCCCCTGCAAATCTGAATATGATATTTCCCCGGGGGGTGCATACGAAACTGATTGTAAAACGTCGCCACTCCATATACTTTACTTGCCGGAAGCCCCAGTTGCCTGCTTATCGCGATGATATCCTCCCTGGAAAGATATCCCTCTTTATCCTGGGCTTCCTGAAGCATCGAGATAAGGCTGTCCCGCTGTGGCCGGCCGGCCGCAACCGCGGCTTCTTCTGTGGTTTTACTCTTCTTCATGGTTATATATCCCTTCCGTGTTCGACGCCCCCGTCTTTTTCAGGGGAGTCGGTACTTATTTTGGCGAAATATGCGGTCTTTTCGAAAACACTCGTTAAATCCAGATTCTCGATATGAACGTCTGCCGGACTTTTAATGGGGACCGGGGCGACATTCACGATGGCCTTTATTCCCGATTGTATGAGTTCTTCCGCGATATTTTGCGCCCGGTCTTCCGGTACGGTAATGATCCCGATTCTGATCTTTTCTTTCCGCAATATTTCCTTCATCTTCTCGACCGGATAGATCCGGCAGCCATTGATAACACGATTATTTTTTCTGTCGTCATTATCAAAGCCGGCTGTAATTTCAAGGTTTTTTCCCCGGCCCTTGAAGTAATTGATGAACGCCCTGCCCATATTCCCGATACCGACAATCGCCATTTTCAGTTTTTCTCCCGAATCGAGCAATCCGCTGATGCATTCGATCAGTTCACGGACCGCGTACCCCTTTTGAGGGCTCGCGAACTGATTGAGGACCATAAAATCGCGCCTTACCTGCGATGCCTTTTTATCTGCGAGAACGGCGAGACGATATGAAAAAATGTATTCTTCTCCTTTTTCAAGAAGTTCCCGCAGTATCCGCCTGTAAAGACTCAATCGTTCGATTGTTTTGATCGGAATGTCGGTGCTTTTCATGAGTACTCCTCTTTCTATCGTATTCCCTTATGCTGCCGCCCGCCGGTATTCATTGGAGGGGGACGCCTTCCCGGTTCCTACATGATACGTTTCCTTCCCCCGAGGTTGATCGCTTCTTTTCCGAGATTGAGAAGTCTTGTCGTTTTTTCCGTCAATTGTCCCGGAGAAATCGGTTTTTCAACAAAATCATCGACCGGCAGGAACTCGCCGTCTTTGTCCGGATTGAAACGGAAATCGGTTTTTTGATGTATGGAGGTAAGCATGAGAATCGGGACATGTTTCAATACCTCGTTTTTCCTGAGACTGTACGAGACATTGAAGCCTTCCATCCCCGTCTGCATCATGACATCGAGGATGATAAGGTCCGGTCGTATTTTCTCTGCCGTCGAAAGCCCTTCCGTTCCATTGATCGCCGTCCATACCTCATGCCCGTTTGATTTTAATATAGTGCCGACACTGTCATGGATGTCGACATCGTCGTCGATGATAAGAATTTTTGCCATAATTAGATCTCCTTTTCATCACATATATAAATGTGAAAAAAATCACACTGTGAAATAATTCACAGTATACTATGAATATATATGATCACAAACCGGTTGTCAACATATTTATATACAAAATTCACCTATTTCTCCGTCATTTTTGGAAAAATTTCAAAAAAAGCCCGAACCTGTGTTACATTGGACAAAGTACGACAATTGTATAAGCGGAAGGGAGGGAAGATGGTGATGAAATATGTTTTTGTGTCTATAATGACGGCGGTAGTCTGTCTCTCGTGTTCCACCCTGCCGGAAAAGGGTAACGATTATTCCTCGATGGGTGTTCTCAAGGTCAGGATCGACAATCCGGCGATAAATATTCTGTTTTCAGCATCCACCTCCGGAGAAACTTCCTTCGGACTCGGTGTGACTTTTTATAAAGGAGAACTCGACGGACTGCTTTTAAAAAACCTCGCGACCGGAGAGATCGTGCGGCCGGACTATGTGAAAGACGGGTTCTGTTTTTACGCAAATATACCGGCCGTCTCATATTGTCTTGATTCGGCCGTACTTGATGAAGAGAGAGAAATACGCTTCTCTGAAGAAGGCAATCCCGTTTTTACGGTGAAAAGCAATGAAGTTGTCTATTTCGGTTCATATACGGTCGGAGTGTCATTCGGAAAGGAGGCGTACCTCAAAAAAGCGGGTTATGAGGAAGAGAAAAAAAACCGGAAGCAAGTCGAATATATTGTCAACGACCTCCATAAAAAGGCGGGATGGATTTTTCGATAGCATCGCCGCCGCTCTCGTAACCGGTCAATCCGGGGTTCCGCTGTCGAAGTTTCCGTCAATACCGGCCTTCCATCAAGCGGCGGTATAATCAATACCCCCGCAGGTACTGCGGAGGAGATAGTGCCGTTATAAGGACGCTTTCATGGCGTCGAGTGCTTTTACGTCCATTTCACGCGCCTTTTCGAGAAGACCGGCTACCTGTTTTCGAACATCAGGCCCGGCAAAACGTTTCGCCTTTGCGGGTGCCACACCCGGCCCGCCGACTGCTCCCCATATCTCCCACATGATTGTGTGGACTGTGTTGAAACAGGATGCGGCTTCCTTAAGCGGTTCGTATTTCCCGGTGACTTCCGAAATATTATCGAGAAAGAGATGGGCGTACCACCGGCATTCCGCAAGCAGCCCCACCGCGCTGTGATGGATTATATACCGGTATTGGAGTTCCTTTACCGTTTTACCGGAAAACGCTTCGTCATCGGCAATAGTATCGATCCATGCCCGGTAGGCTGCAAGACCGTTCGGAATACCCGGCCCGCCCGTGGGCCGTTCCATCACTTCGACCGCCCATAAAAGTATCCGCTTGTATGATTCCACCGGGCTTTTTTTTGTATTCCGGTCTCCGGGAACAAAGAGAACCCCCGTGTTCTCATACCAATTCCTTTTTCGAAAATATCCGTTCGGCTCGAACTCGACCTCGTCGAGAAACTCTTTTGATCCCTGGAAAAAACTCCAGCCCAGAAGTATTTCCCCGTTTTTATCGAATCCGGTGACAAGACATTCTTCGGGCGGTCCGACCACTCCCTGGGCGATAACGGGACGTTTGTTTTTACGGATACTTTCCCTGATTTTTTCGGTGAAAAGGACTTTGTTCGTTCCGTCGTTCAGCACGATTTCGCAGGGGATTCCCATGACATCGAGCGTGCGCTTGTGGGGTTCCAGGGGATCGTCTGAGATGTGGGAAATAAGGGGGTTGTCCATATGCCAGCCCGGGCGCCAGTTGAGTTTGAATGCGGCCCCGGATGCGCACAATGCCGTAAGGTAGCTGTTGTCGAGCCGCCATTTTCTGTTGTGCGACTCGATGATCGAAGGCGGCTCTCCCTGATCGAGATATTCCAGGTACGCGCGGACGCAGGAAGGAAAAGGAACGGTTTCCGGGCACCGGGGGATGCCGTCTTTTCCCTTTGTCCTGTGAAGTTCGAAATTGACGAGGGGGACATTCTCCAGCACGCTTCGTATCCGTGAATTGAACCCCTCATCCGGCGCGTGTTTTTTCAGTGTGTCTTTTACCATAGTCACCATCCTTTGCCTGATTTTTTTTCTGGCGGAATGCAGGCGGCTTTTTACGGTACTCACCGGAAGATCGAGAAAAGTCCCGACTTCGGCCATGGAATACCCGTTGATGTAAAACAGCGTGGTCACTTCCCTTTCATTTTCAGGAAGGTTTTCGACGCATGAGAGGACCGATTTTTCCGTTTCTTCTCTCATCACTTTTTGGACCGGTGTTTCGGAGTAGTCCGGCTGTTCACCGGCATTGTCGATCGGGATGGTATGGTGTTCCTTCCGGCGGCTGATTCTGTCGCAATACTTGAATACGATTTTCCTCAGCCATGAGGGGAAGGCGCACGGTTCTTTCAACATTCCGATGTCTCGATAGGCGCGTATAAAGGCTTCCTGTGCCGCGTCTTCCGCGCGATGAAAATCCTTGAGCAGTGAATAGGCGTAACCGACCGCCATATCCCTGAATCGGACGACCAGCGTATCAAAGGCATCCAGGTCTCCCCGGCGGGCCTTTCGGACACAGGTGATCCATTCCTTCATCCGTTTCTCCATTTCTAAGGCTCCTGCATTATCGCCTTCTTTACCTAAAGCCCCGCTTCAGGGAGCAAAGGTTGATTAATAGTACGGGACAATTGTCGTATGACCGCCGGAAAAAGAACCGGGTACGGGAGTCCGTGATCAGTGGAAAACGGCATCGTATTCGATCGAAAGGCCGATGCCGATTCCGGCATCGAGGCCGCCCGGCGCAGATGCCGGATTGAATATATCGAAAAAGTCATATGCGAAGTGACACGAACACATGACCCGAACGGAGTGAGATATCGCGAAATGAAGCGAAACAACACCGCCTGTACCCAGCAATATCCTCATCAGATCGAAGCTTTGTTCCGAGTATTCTTTTTCTGAGGAGAGCATGATCAATGAATGGATTCCGATACCGAAAATTATTGTCAGGGTACCGCCGGGGGGCAGTTCGACTCCGAATCCCGGAAATATCGTATCAGCCGAGATCATATACCGGTAGCCGTCCGGATCGATCCCGGAGCCGTCGACGGAAGCATGGATCGTGAGAAACGCCATATTCATGTTCACGAGGAACCCGAAGGGTTGCCCGGTTAAAGAGAGGATATAGATTCCCGTGCCTGCGTAAAACACCTCGGCCTCACGATCTGCGGACGTACATCGCATGGAAATAATATCAAAACCGATCCCCGCCCCTGCCGTGTTTCCGAATACGTAAAAACAGAGAAAGGGAAAAAGAAAAGCGGAAAGCGGTATCGTCTTCGGCATGATAAGCATTATGACAGATAAAGCCGGTATGTCAAGGAGGTGCCTTCTCTCATATTGACAAATGACCGGTATCTGCTATGATTCGACAAAATCACATGATAAGGAGTGTATATGAAAAACGCGGTAAAGATAACGGCGGTTTTCCTGGTCTTCCTGGCTGCGAATGTTTTTTCGGCCGAATCAAAAAAGGGAACATTCGGGATCGACATGGCCCTGATTTTCAACCTGCAAAGCCTGGTTGTCGATGTCGACAACTACAATGACGGAATTCAACCGGGCGCGGGATTGAAGATGTGGTTCGGCGACGCGTTCGCGGTGCGCGCCCTGGTACATCTCGATCACACGGCAAATTCGGAATTTGAGATATCGACGACAAACTTCGGGATATCGGGGGCGCTGGAGTACCATTTCGCCCCGAAGGCGCTTTCCCCCTACGCGGGCGGGCTTGTCGGCGTGACGATGGAAATGGTGACGGACATGGATACGGAAACAGGCATCTACTTCGGCGGGATGTTCGGGGTTGAAATGAATGTCTTTAAAACCGTATCGATGTACGCGGAATACGATCTTATCGCGTACATGGAAGATCCGGTTACGAACATTACCCTTGGGGTCGGCCCGAACGCTCAGGTGGGTATGCTCATTTATTTCTGAGCGATCAGCCGGTGAATTTCGTATGCCGCAAGCAGACCGAATATACCGGTGATATACGAAAGGCTTCCGA
This genomic interval carries:
- the nuoE gene encoding NADH-quinone oxidoreductase subunit NuoE, which translates into the protein MKKSKTTEEAAVAAGRPQRDSLISMLQEAQDKEGYLSREDIIAISRQLGLPASKVYGVATFYNQFRMHPPGKYHIQICRGTACHIKGSNALLARLIRELRIQPGETTKDGLFSLEVVACIGACGLAPVMVVGGTYYSHLTPDGAADIVRVYRKGAKERG
- a CDS encoding redox-sensing transcriptional repressor Rex; the protein is MKSTDIPIKTIERLSLYRRILRELLEKGEEYIFSYRLAVLADKKASQVRRDFMVLNQFASPQKGYAVRELIECISGLLDSGEKLKMAIVGIGNMGRAFINYFKGRGKNLEITAGFDNDDRKNNRVINGCRIYPVEKMKEILRKEKIRIGIITVPEDRAQNIAEELIQSGIKAIVNVAPVPIKSPADVHIENLDLTSVFEKTAYFAKISTDSPEKDGGVEHGRDI
- a CDS encoding 4Fe-4S binding protein, with the protein product MDNNIRHTWLDTLEHLPEALHCDFITRLAASCGITFPGGASVKREMDGYFNSLLRNDTNKPIVYIGMGTCGLAAGAGDTYSAVKEYIESKHIAADVIPVGCIGLCCAEPLMDVQLPGKTRVSFRNAIGKKAAALLASMLDDGKVPRADVLGQFSHTQSMLWEDIPLLAEHPFFSPQKRVVLSNCGIINPLSISEYIARGGYAALLKAIHKNTPDDICSIMTASGLRGRGGGGFPTGKKWRAALDRNSPVKYFVCNADEGDPGAFMDRALCESDPHRLLEGLAVGAYATGAQTAYIYIRAEYPLAIRHLTKAIGEMRAFGFLGDNIWDSGFNLDIVIKKGAGAFVCGEETSLINSIEGKRGMPRPRPPYPPEKGLHERPTVINNVETLANISSIVVMGADWFTSFGTKESPGTKVFALSGKVVRTGLVEVSIGTSMRDIVYAIGGGIPDNKRCKAVQIGGPSGGCVPEHLFNIEIDYHTLPEVGAMMGSGGLVVMDEDNCMVDVARFFMDFITRESCGKCIPCREGTKRILSILNSIIRPRKSEQDTDALSRFRDVLDLVPLAGVIKATSLCGLGQSAPNPVLSTIRWFREEYEAHVFERTCPAGVCTDLLTYSIDPDTCIGCTACLVKCPENAIMGRKGTPHYIVPDKCSGCGTCRDICRKGAVVVR
- a CDS encoding iron hydrogenase small subunit codes for the protein MITVTINDRGQNAEHNETILQVAKRSGVSIPTLCHMEGLPPSGACRLCVVEDCRTGRLVPACSTKVADEMKIRTHSPKVIRARKTIIELLLASHPDDCLYCVRQGNCELSRLAREYGIRRNGPGKVLPKKRLDVSGLAVTRDNGKCILCGKCVRVCEEVQGIGSIDFVRRGSKTEILCAFGDSINTSSCINCGQCIMVCPTGALSERRQLEEVMDALSRGDTFVVFQHAPSISVTVAEAYGYKPGTDICGKLTTALRKTGGDRVFETSFAADLTVMEEASELVRRIRTGGPLPMMTSCSPGWIKYVEQRYPEFIPNLSTCKSPQGMLGALVKDRYAKKEGIPPECIFHVALMPCTAKKFEAGRPELSAGGLPDIDAVLTTRELIDLFNIYGINPAEMPDGTADKPFGTRSSSGKLFGTSGGVAEAALRTAGFLLTGSDCVDTEIKALRMGAYRKEMRVTIGETTLGVCAVSGINEAGAVLEELKAGRDDLHFIEVMTCPGGCIAGGGQPFGTDKKAVAARVQNLYAIDRNESLRYAHHNPDIALLYDEYLGAPLSEESHRLLHTHYIRREVVS
- a CDS encoding RNA polymerase sigma factor, which gives rise to MEKRMKEWITCVRKARRGDLDAFDTLVVRFRDMAVGYAYSLLKDFHRAEDAAQEAFIRAYRDIGMLKEPCAFPSWLRKIVFKYCDRISRRKEHHTIPIDNAGEQPDYSETPVQKVMREETEKSVLSCVENLPENEREVTTLFYINGYSMAEVGTFLDLPVSTVKSRLHSARKKIRQRMVTMVKDTLKKHAPDEGFNSRIRSVLENVPLVNFELHRTKGKDGIPRCPETVPFPSCVRAYLEYLDQGEPPSIIESHNRKWRLDNSYLTALCASGAAFKLNWRPGWHMDNPLISHISDDPLEPHKRTLDVMGIPCEIVLNDGTNKVLFTEKIRESIRKNKRPVIAQGVVGPPEECLVTGFDKNGEILLGWSFFQGSKEFLDEVEFEPNGYFRKRNWYENTGVLFVPGDRNTKKSPVESYKRILLWAVEVMERPTGGPGIPNGLAAYRAWIDTIADDEAFSGKTVKELQYRYIIHHSAVGLLAECRWYAHLFLDNISEVTGKYEPLKEAASCFNTVHTIMWEIWGAVGGPGVAPAKAKRFAGPDVRKQVAGLLEKAREMDVKALDAMKASL
- a CDS encoding outer membrane beta-barrel protein, with the translated sequence MKNAVKITAVFLVFLAANVFSAESKKGTFGIDMALIFNLQSLVVDVDNYNDGIQPGAGLKMWFGDAFAVRALVHLDHTANSEFEISTTNFGISGALEYHFAPKALSPYAGGLVGVTMEMVTDMDTETGIYFGGMFGVEMNVFKTVSMYAEYDLIAYMEDPVTNITLGVGPNAQVGMLIYF
- a CDS encoding response regulator codes for the protein MAKILIIDDDVDIHDSVGTILKSNGHEVWTAINGTEGLSTAEKIRPDLIILDVMMQTGMEGFNVSYSLRKNEVLKHVPILMLTSIHQKTDFRFNPDKDGEFLPVDDFVEKPISPGQLTEKTTRLLNLGKEAINLGGRKRIM